One Peromyscus leucopus breed LL Stock chromosome 2, UCI_PerLeu_2.1, whole genome shotgun sequence DNA window includes the following coding sequences:
- the Galt gene encoding galactose-1-phosphate uridylyltransferase isoform X3 produces MGFPRLQPPAQGWRTKTWTISLSYLLLSPPSKVMCFHPWSDVTLPLMSVPEIRAVIDAWAAVTEELGAQYPWVQIFENKGAMMGCSNPHPHCQVWASSFLPDVVQREERSQQSYHSQHGEPLLLEYGRQELLRKERLVLSSEHWLVLVPFWAVWPFQTLLLPRRHVRRLPELTPAERDDLASIMKKLLTKYDNLFETSFPYSMGWHGAPSGLKTGATCDHWQLHAHYYPPLLRSATVRKFMVGYEMLAQAQRDLTPEQAAERLRALPEYIIA; encoded by the exons ATGGGTTTCCCCCGCTTACAGCCTCCAGCCCAGGGTTGGAGAACTAAGACCTGGACTATCTCTCTGTCTTATCTTCTTCTCTCACCACCTAGTAAGGTCATGTGCTTCCACCCCTGGTCGGATGTGACCCTGCCACTCATGTCAGTCCCTGAGATCCGAGCTGTCATCGATGCCTGGGCCGCAGTCACAGAGGAGCTGGGTGCCCAGTACCCTTGGGTGCAG ATCTTTGAAAACAAAGGAGCCATGATGGGCTGttctaacccccacccccactgccag GTTTGGGCCAGCAGTTTCCTGCCCGATGTTGTCCAGCGTGAAGAACGGTCTCAGCAGAGCTatcacagccagcatggagagcCTCTATTGTTGGAATATGGCCGCCAAGAGCTCCTCAGGAAG GAACGTCTGGTCCTATCCAGCGAGCACTGGCTGGTCCTGGTCCCCTTCTGGGCAGTGTGGCCTTTCCAGACACTACTGCTGCCCCGGCGGCACGTGCGGCGGCTACCTGAGCTGACCCCTGCTGAACGTGATG ATCTGGCCTCCATCATGAAGAAGCTCTTGACCAAGTATGACAACCTATTTGAGACCTCTTTCCCCTACTCCATGGGCTGGCACG GGGCTCCCTCGGGATTAAAGACTGGAGCCACCTGTGACCACTGGCAGCTACACGCTCATTACTACCCCCCACTCCTGCGCTCCGCTACTGTCCGGAAGTTCATGGTTGGCTATGAAATGCTAGCCCAGGCGCAACGGGACCTCACTCCTGAACAG GCTGCAGAGAGATTAAGGGCACTTCCTGAGTACATTATTGCCTGA
- the Galt gene encoding galactose-1-phosphate uridylyltransferase isoform X1, producing MSQNGADPEQRPQASEADAMAVTFRASEHQHIRYNPLQDEWVLVSAHRMKRPWHGQVEPQLLKTVPRHDPRNPLCPGATRANGEVNPHYEGTFLFDNDFPALQPDAPDPGPSDHPLFRAEAARGVCKVMCFHPWSDVTLPLMSVPEIRAVIDAWAAVTEELGAQYPWVQIFENKGAMMGCSNPHPHCQVWASSFLPDVVQREERSQQSYHSQHGEPLLLEYGRQELLRKERLVLSSEHWLVLVPFWAVWPFQTLLLPRRHVRRLPELTPAERDDLASIMKKLLTKYDNLFETSFPYSMGWHGAPSGLKTGATCDHWQLHAHYYPPLLRSATVRKFMVGYEMLAQAQRDLTPEQAAERLRALPEYIIA from the exons ATGTCGCAAAACGGAGCTGATCCTGAGCAGCGCCCGCAGGCGTCAGAGGCGGACGCCATGGCAGTGACCTTCCGGGCGAGCG AACACCAGCATATTCGCTACAATCCGCTCCAGGATGAGTGGGTGTTAGTGTCGGCCCATCGCATGAAGCGACCCTGGCATGGACAAGTGGAGCCCCAGCTTCTGAAGACAGTGCCCCGCCATGACCCACGCAACCCTCTGTGTCCCGGGGCCACACGAGCCAATGGGGAG GTGAATCCGCACTATGAAGGCACCTTCCTGTTTGACAACGACTTCCCAGCCCTGCAGCCCGATGCTCCGGATCCAG GACCCAGTGACCATCCTCTTTTCCGAGCCGAGGCCGCCAGAGGAGTTTG TAAGGTCATGTGCTTCCACCCCTGGTCGGATGTGACCCTGCCACTCATGTCAGTCCCTGAGATCCGAGCTGTCATCGATGCCTGGGCCGCAGTCACAGAGGAGCTGGGTGCCCAGTACCCTTGGGTGCAG ATCTTTGAAAACAAAGGAGCCATGATGGGCTGttctaacccccacccccactgccag GTTTGGGCCAGCAGTTTCCTGCCCGATGTTGTCCAGCGTGAAGAACGGTCTCAGCAGAGCTatcacagccagcatggagagcCTCTATTGTTGGAATATGGCCGCCAAGAGCTCCTCAGGAAG GAACGTCTGGTCCTATCCAGCGAGCACTGGCTGGTCCTGGTCCCCTTCTGGGCAGTGTGGCCTTTCCAGACACTACTGCTGCCCCGGCGGCACGTGCGGCGGCTACCTGAGCTGACCCCTGCTGAACGTGATG ATCTGGCCTCCATCATGAAGAAGCTCTTGACCAAGTATGACAACCTATTTGAGACCTCTTTCCCCTACTCCATGGGCTGGCACG GGGCTCCCTCGGGATTAAAGACTGGAGCCACCTGTGACCACTGGCAGCTACACGCTCATTACTACCCCCCACTCCTGCGCTCCGCTACTGTCCGGAAGTTCATGGTTGGCTATGAAATGCTAGCCCAGGCGCAACGGGACCTCACTCCTGAACAG GCTGCAGAGAGATTAAGGGCACTTCCTGAGTACATTATTGCCTGA
- the Galt gene encoding galactose-1-phosphate uridylyltransferase isoform X4, translating into MCFHPWSDVTLPLMSVPEIRAVIDAWAAVTEELGAQYPWVQIFENKGAMMGCSNPHPHCQVWASSFLPDVVQREERSQQSYHSQHGEPLLLEYGRQELLRKERLVLSSEHWLVLVPFWAVWPFQTLLLPRRHVRRLPELTPAERDDLASIMKKLLTKYDNLFETSFPYSMGWHGAPSGLKTGATCDHWQLHAHYYPPLLRSATVRKFMVGYEMLAQAQRDLTPEQAAERLRALPEYIIA; encoded by the exons ATGTGCTTCCACCCCTGGTCGGATGTGACCCTGCCACTCATGTCAGTCCCTGAGATCCGAGCTGTCATCGATGCCTGGGCCGCAGTCACAGAGGAGCTGGGTGCCCAGTACCCTTGGGTGCAG ATCTTTGAAAACAAAGGAGCCATGATGGGCTGttctaacccccacccccactgccag GTTTGGGCCAGCAGTTTCCTGCCCGATGTTGTCCAGCGTGAAGAACGGTCTCAGCAGAGCTatcacagccagcatggagagcCTCTATTGTTGGAATATGGCCGCCAAGAGCTCCTCAGGAAG GAACGTCTGGTCCTATCCAGCGAGCACTGGCTGGTCCTGGTCCCCTTCTGGGCAGTGTGGCCTTTCCAGACACTACTGCTGCCCCGGCGGCACGTGCGGCGGCTACCTGAGCTGACCCCTGCTGAACGTGATG ATCTGGCCTCCATCATGAAGAAGCTCTTGACCAAGTATGACAACCTATTTGAGACCTCTTTCCCCTACTCCATGGGCTGGCACG GGGCTCCCTCGGGATTAAAGACTGGAGCCACCTGTGACCACTGGCAGCTACACGCTCATTACTACCCCCCACTCCTGCGCTCCGCTACTGTCCGGAAGTTCATGGTTGGCTATGAAATGCTAGCCCAGGCGCAACGGGACCTCACTCCTGAACAG GCTGCAGAGAGATTAAGGGCACTTCCTGAGTACATTATTGCCTGA
- the Galt gene encoding galactose-1-phosphate uridylyltransferase isoform X2, which yields MKRPWHGQVEPQLLKTVPRHDPRNPLCPGATRANGEVNPHYEGTFLFDNDFPALQPDAPDPGPSDHPLFRAEAARGVCKVMCFHPWSDVTLPLMSVPEIRAVIDAWAAVTEELGAQYPWVQIFENKGAMMGCSNPHPHCQVWASSFLPDVVQREERSQQSYHSQHGEPLLLEYGRQELLRKERLVLSSEHWLVLVPFWAVWPFQTLLLPRRHVRRLPELTPAERDDLASIMKKLLTKYDNLFETSFPYSMGWHGAPSGLKTGATCDHWQLHAHYYPPLLRSATVRKFMVGYEMLAQAQRDLTPEQAAERLRALPEYIIA from the exons ATGAAGCGACCCTGGCATGGACAAGTGGAGCCCCAGCTTCTGAAGACAGTGCCCCGCCATGACCCACGCAACCCTCTGTGTCCCGGGGCCACACGAGCCAATGGGGAG GTGAATCCGCACTATGAAGGCACCTTCCTGTTTGACAACGACTTCCCAGCCCTGCAGCCCGATGCTCCGGATCCAG GACCCAGTGACCATCCTCTTTTCCGAGCCGAGGCCGCCAGAGGAGTTTG TAAGGTCATGTGCTTCCACCCCTGGTCGGATGTGACCCTGCCACTCATGTCAGTCCCTGAGATCCGAGCTGTCATCGATGCCTGGGCCGCAGTCACAGAGGAGCTGGGTGCCCAGTACCCTTGGGTGCAG ATCTTTGAAAACAAAGGAGCCATGATGGGCTGttctaacccccacccccactgccag GTTTGGGCCAGCAGTTTCCTGCCCGATGTTGTCCAGCGTGAAGAACGGTCTCAGCAGAGCTatcacagccagcatggagagcCTCTATTGTTGGAATATGGCCGCCAAGAGCTCCTCAGGAAG GAACGTCTGGTCCTATCCAGCGAGCACTGGCTGGTCCTGGTCCCCTTCTGGGCAGTGTGGCCTTTCCAGACACTACTGCTGCCCCGGCGGCACGTGCGGCGGCTACCTGAGCTGACCCCTGCTGAACGTGATG ATCTGGCCTCCATCATGAAGAAGCTCTTGACCAAGTATGACAACCTATTTGAGACCTCTTTCCCCTACTCCATGGGCTGGCACG GGGCTCCCTCGGGATTAAAGACTGGAGCCACCTGTGACCACTGGCAGCTACACGCTCATTACTACCCCCCACTCCTGCGCTCCGCTACTGTCCGGAAGTTCATGGTTGGCTATGAAATGCTAGCCCAGGCGCAACGGGACCTCACTCCTGAACAG GCTGCAGAGAGATTAAGGGCACTTCCTGAGTACATTATTGCCTGA